One genomic window of Cyprinus carpio isolate SPL01 chromosome B8, ASM1834038v1, whole genome shotgun sequence includes the following:
- the LOC122138182 gene encoding cystatin-like, whose amino-acid sequence MYLKVIVLFLAVTLVVESAGIPGGLVAADINDKDVQKALRFAVDHYNRQSNDAFLRKVSKVIKVQQQVAAGMKYIFTVKMDITSCKKGGVKTMCAGVLKYSVSEIFCDAGRSIHEYS is encoded by the exons ATGTATCTTAAggtgattgtgttgtttttggcCGTGACTTTGGTCGTGGAGAGCGCTGGGATTCCTGGAGGCCTTGTAGCTGCAGACATTAACGATAAAGATGTTCAGAAGGCGTTACGCTTCGCAGTGGACCATTACAACAGGCAAAGCAACGATGCGTTTTTGCGTAAAGTTTCCAAAGTCATCAAGGTTCAACAACAA GTTGCTGCTGGCATGAAATACATCTTCACTGTGAAGATGGACATAACCAGCTGCAAAAAGGGTGGAGTTAAGACCATGTGtgccggtgttctgaaatattcggtgtctgagattttctgtgacgctgggcggagcatacatgaatattcatga
- the LOC109087886 gene encoding cystatin, with protein sequence MYLKVIVLFLAVTLVVESAGIPGGLVAADINDKDVQKALRFAVDHYNRQSNDAFVRKVSKVIKVQQQVAAGMKYIFTVKMDITSCKKGGVKTMCAVPKNPNVAQVIQCKITVWSQPWLNSLKVTENTCM encoded by the exons GTGACTTTGGTCGTGGAGAGCGCTGGGATTCCTGGAGGCCTTGTAGCTGCAGACATTAACGATAAAGATGTTCAGAAGGCGTTACGCTTCGCAGTGGACCATTACAACAGGCAAAGCAACGATGCGTTTGTGCGTAAAGTTTCCAAAGTCATCAAGGTTCAACAACAA GTTGCTGCTGGCATGAAATACATCTTCACTGTGAAGATGGACATAACCAGCTGCAAAAAGGGTGGAGTTAAGACCATGTGTGCCGTTCCGAAGAATCCCAATGTTGCACAG GTCATTCAGTGCAAAATAACGGTCTGGAGCCAGCCATGGTTAAACTCCTTGAAAGTCACTGAAAACACCTGCATGTAG